GTTAAAGATATCCATGTGTCCATAAGTTCTAATTTTGAAGTCTTAAGATGTATGTTGTTTAGTGGAAAAGGGACTAAAACATTGGTAGCATAGACATCTTTCTTTAAGAAGGCTCATAGAAATTAGCTGGTTACTAGGATAGGACCGGTTGCAGGAAGCATCGTAATAAAAGGAGGACGTTACCACATAATCAGTGAACAACCTAAGCATCCTTCCCGCACAGGATCCAACTACTTGTGTGCTACTAATCCTACTACCATGAAATAGTATGATGGAACGCTAGGATCAGTAGTCTGGTCCCTAGTGGTTACCTAATTTCAAGCACATCGTTGATAGCAATGTTGTTCACTCTCATTAGTTGAGGTGTTTGGCTCCTTGAAACACCTATTCAAGTGATGCAAAATAAAGTCATACACTACTTAATGGAAGTTACAAGGCAGAGGCCATGTTTCCTTGTTAAAGATTGCACCTAATGTGCATGTTGTTATGTAGTCCGAGCTGTCATGTGTTTTCCTTATTTATCTACATTTTTTCTGTTTGACTTGCTTCATGAGGTTAGTTATCATTTAGGTTTGAATGGTTTATTATCTCCCCCTAATTTCAGCAGTAAGCTGTCATCTACTGAACTACTAGGCTGTCATCTACATTTTTTTGCGAATTTGGAATTTCCTTCATCACTCATCAACGACCATACACTCACAGGAGCACATCGTGGTGATCTCCTCCCCCCGGACCAAAGACAGACGACGGTTGTCCGGGCTTGCTACTGCCCCATCTGTGCTAGTGTCTGGCTTACAACGTTTGAGTTTTGATTTACATGCAAAATAGAATGCTTCCTGCCTACAGAAGGCATACATTTAGTCTCCTGCACAAGTGACGCTACCGGTGATCTGTTTACCTCCTTGTCCATGATCATGTCAGCAGCAACGGTAGAATCCGTCTCTAGATGAAGGGTTCCATGCTCCATTCCAGCGCCACCCCTTCCATGCAGGCTGCAACCTCCGCCTCTAGTGCACTCGTATAGGTTATGAAGATCATGTCTGCTGCTCCGTTTCCTTCTGCCACCATGTATGCACCATCTACGTTCAGCtttccccaaccaagttggggtTGAGACCAACGATCTGGTGGCCAGGAGCCTTCCCCGTGAACAGGTTGCACTTTCTCTCGCTGCAGCATATGCTCCTAGTTGATCACCATCTTGCCCTTGGTCACATCAGCTTCGGGATGTTCAATAAGAGAGACATATAGACTAGTGCACCATTTTTTTTTTCTAATATGATAACTCGAGAACCAGTTAGGATGGGCGTTTGTAATTCTTGTGAATATCTAATTTGGGTCCTAACTAACTTTATTATATTGTACATCTTAGAGGAGGAAAAACAATGGCAGTGCAATTGTGCATATCCACCtccaatatatatatattatatccTCGAGGCTTAAGCAACTAGAAATATGAATTAAAACTGAGATTCGAATAACACAACCATCCAATTTGCACTAGTGTGCTCCCTCCGTAGTGCAGGTGCAAGTTTTCAAACTTGCACCGAAAAGTTTTGAAACTTGCACCGAGAATTTACAAGAACATGCAAATCTTTATTTGTGGTCCATCTCCAATCTATGGCCCAGCTTGATTTCTTCTATTCTTTCACCACCTGTGTTGTTTCTATTTTAGTCCTGACCAAATACGGGTATTACAAAAGGCGAGGCAGTCAACAAGTGTATATGGTTGCGCTGCCCAGTGATGGCTTCTGACAGCAGGTGTGATGGTTCTATCTGCAAGACTGTAGCCCTCAGTTTTGTCACTCTCGTCAATGTCAACGTTCAGGTAGATGGTGTCACCACTAATGGAACCAATGGGGAAACCCTCAATTGGCACAGAGAAAGAGCAAGTCATGCCGATGAACAAGGCATGTCCTCCGCCACCAAAGCTTTTTACTCGGCACAGCGTGCCGGCATCCAAATCCACTTGATACGCGTCATATCTCCTTTCCGCCACGTTATTCCTATCATAGTGTCGCGAAAATCTACGACGCACCAACATCAACTCTCCAGCACAATCCGCCGCTTCGACCGCCGACAGGGGAGTAGACCGGCACGGGAGGACTGGGTGGCATCCATGATCTCGCCGACGCGAAAAGTCGAGCCTGTGTTAGCGGGGCGGATTGGGTTTAAGGTGGGACGCGGGACTGGCTGGTCTCGGTCTGTGTTGGCCAGATAAAGTAGTGGTTCGATCAATCCGATTCCTATACCTCCAGCGGATTTGTCTGTACAGTATATGGTAATTAAGGAACCCCTACGTAACGTATGCTATACCTTGCTCGGATATGTTTCCTTATCTGTTTCGCGTGGTCGTTTCTTTTCTTGACCAGTCACGTCTTGTTTTGCTATCATCTATGTCTTGCTCAAGGTGGAACTGATGTCTATTGCCCTTAGGCCCCGTTCGGgtcccccgcaaaaaaaaaaaaggcCCCGTTTAGGTCACCGTATAGTTTTCCATCTGTATTTGCTACAGGACTTTTAATTTACTTGCTCTCATAAATAGACTGATAAAATTCAGGAGTAAGATCATTGCCCTTGCCGCGAGCTACTTGAAAAGAATACCCTTTGTAGTTTCACTTCAATTCCCTTAGCACAAATAAACCGATAAGATTCCTTTTCTTGCAGGGATTTGCCCAAAGACTATTTCGGTTATTGTTTCCAGATTCTAGCATTGCTAGGATAacttatttttattatttgaaGGTTAAATTGAAATTTCTGAAACAGTAAAAATATAACATTTACTCCTATAAAAAATGATGGAGTGCCTGAATCCCGGGGCTCCTCGCGGGCAAGAGCAATTCCTGGCCGCCCGTCGCTGCGTTTGTTCAAAAATTAAGATGAGATTATGGTTCATGGTCCATGTTGGGGGTTCAAAGTAAATTGCTGATAGCATCCAGCAATATCAAACATGTTACCTAAGAATATCGATGATGCCGGAaacgtgtgccctcttgatccgGAGGTCAAAAGATAACCTTTAGTGTCTATTTCAAAGATTATTCATCATGTATTTGGAGAAAATTATTTGCGTATTTTAACAAGTTCAACGTGTCTTGTAAAAGAATGTTCATGAACATTTATTTTCAGATGCACGCACATTTTCTTATGAACTAGAAAACTCTATATTAAGTCAtcttaattttttttaaatgcaCACGAACATTTTTTTATAGGGCATCTTACactttttttaacacagtacagacacaagcgctcatacATACTCGCATACACTCGCCCCTACAACACAAACAcatgcacaccctacccctatgagcaccttcgaaagactgagccaacaaatcatcttgagatttacgaagtcaccatggCGCTTCgtgcacacacgcacaccctaccctaTAAGCACCTTCGACGATAGATTGAGCCgtcatatcatcttgagatttacaaAGTCATCTTAGGCGCCGTGGACGGTAACATCTCCTCCCATTGAAAGCGCATCGTCGGATATCCTAAAAAAATCCAGAAATAATGCAGGCACCAGGAGtccaggacttgaaccctagTGGACTGGGGATAACACCGTctctctaaccatccaaccaaaTGTTGGTTCGCGGCATCATACACATTTATAATATACTTTTTTGTACAAAAACATATCTGTCAGCGAAACAACTTTCTCTcccctcaaaaaagaaaaagaaaaaagaagcaTCAACATATATTTTATGTAAAAATATATATTATGATTTTTAgggcaatatatatatatatatatatatgttaatTACTATGTGAATTAAAAAGATGTTTACGTTGTATTTGTGTTGCTTTTGGACTCTAAGCGTGGAAGCAGATGCCAGGATGGTTCTGTTCTGAAAAACAAAATTCTAGCCCAAGCTGGCGACGCTCCGCGACAGGTGATTCTTTCTTTCGCACCCGGGTGAGATGGCCGACGTTCCatcccggcggcggcgggggacaCTCGACGATCCGCTGCACCCCTCCCCAACTGCCAAGTCCTACCCGTCGTGGCTCCATGGATCACTCCCCTCCTCCTGCCCTGAGCAAAGGTACGTCACTTGCCTCATGGGTCCTGGATCCGCCCCTGGCCGGCCGATTTCTCTAATCTGCTCTCCCTGCCGCGTCCGCAGGAGGGATTGGGCGAATCTCTCTGACGGGCCTATGGGGATTATCGCCGAGCGTGTCCTCGCCTACGACATCGCCGACTTCCTCCGCTTCCGTGCCGTGTGCCGTCCGTGGCGGCGAATCTCCATGGACCCACGCGCGCACGGCGGCCTAGACCGCCGGTTCCATCCCCGTCGGTGGGTCCTGCTCCGAGAACGGCTCGCCACGCCCAACCGCAGGCGCTTCCTAAATTCCTCCACCGGCGAGTGCATCCACGTGGACATCCCTGAGCTCCGTGAGCACGAGGTGCTCGCCCTCACCCCCGAGGGCCTACTCGTGTTGCTCCATAACCAATATCACGTCCGCCTGCTCAACCCGCTCACCAGCCAACTCATGCAGCTCCCGCCGATCACCATGCTGCTGCCTTCTGAGGACCACCACAGGCTTTCAGATCGCTACAATTTCGGGACCAACTTCGCAGCGTGGGGCTCCGGCATTGCAGACGATGATTCAACAGTGGTGCTCTGCTTCTACCGGCTCCGCATGCTTGGCGTTGCCAAGCCTGGCGACGACCGCTGGACGCTGCTCAAGTTCCCTGACCCACTAAGGACGGTACCTCTGATGTTCTCCGGCCGCTTCTATTGTGTTAACCTAAATGGTGTCATGGTCCTCAGGATGAGTCCACCACGGCTCGAGGTGGCTGCCAAGCTGCATATACAGGTGTCCCGAGAAGGCTATAGCGCCCACCTCGTGGACAATGGCGGGGAGCTGATGTTGGTTCACCGCAGGCGCTGGCACAGGTGGAGTTACGATGTGTATCGGGTGGATTTGGCAACTGGGGATCTAGTTGCAGTTAATAGTCTCGGGCGAGAGCGTGCATTGTTCATGGGCATGTATTGCTCTCTCTCGGTCCCCATAGAGATTTTCCCCTCTGGCTCCATGAGTGGTGACACTATCTACTTGAGCTTTGACGCTGGTGAGAGGGATGATTTTGAGGCTTACCACCTCACAGACAGAAGCATCACACCTCATGACGGTTACAATCTTCGTGAATCGGTAATGCTGCCACACACTATTGTGGACTGCCTCGCCTTGTGCATTACTGTGGGATATGAAGAACACACCATTGGATACGGAGAAGACTTGGATGATTTTTAATAACAGAGGAAGAAGCACACAACAGCTGAACATGAGTTGGAATATGATTGGAAAGGAATCAGGATGTTTATTTAGGAGAGAGTCTTTTATATACATGTTAAGAACGAGTCTGCTCAGTATAATTTGCAGTGGTCAACGTTGAGTATGGTTCCAACTTGCAGTAGTATTTCTCTATGACACTACTTCATGCACgagtttttgtttctttttttccttttttttgcgaATGCTTCATGCATGAGTTGCATACTACATATTTTCTCCTAGCTCCACATGTAATGACTGAAAAAAGTTACGAATGGAACAATATAGTCCTAAGACTGGGAGCTCTGTTCTGAGAAGCTAAATCTCACATGCAGACGGCGTTCTTTTAACAGACTACCTCATGGAGCTAGCAGCGCTTGGATCAGATGAGCCGCGTGAGTACAACCATGTGTGGATGGACAATTTCCCATATGTTGTTACCAGGGCCATGCCCGGCGATTATGCCGTCCAAAGTTAATGGAAGGTCTGTGTTAAAGAAACAATGATCACAACTCCAATCAGATGTGAGACGGCAAATTAGATCAGGATGACCATGGAACGGGTATGGACAGATGGCGCCCAGCCGAGGCTATAGTCAGGCTCTGTGACTCCAACGGGCGATGGCCACAATCATAAGCAACGGCCCCGGCAGACAGTGAATCATCAACGCTAAAGCTAGCCGCTCATTGGCAGCAGCGAATTTGAAACGTGCACAAGCCAGGATCTTGAGGTGGCAAACAACAGTAGACCTGCCATAGAAATGTCAGCTGGGGTCAGTTTATTTGATTTTTTAACTGACGGTTAGATTGTTGCATTGTGTATTTGGGCGGATAGTATTTAGCAAGAAATTTGTCATTGTATTTCAGTTTTTATCATATATGACCTATAAAATATTAGTGTTTACTATTGCATGACGTTCAGCAAAATGTGTGATAGTTGCGGATTTTGATAGACCGAAGTGAAGTACTTTACTTTGCGCTGTCAGGAGGCTTCAACAAATTCCTGGATCCCCCATTGTGAGTACTTTGCCTTAATTACCCTGGCTTCTATGCGCTGAAACTACGACTGACTAACAAAAAGCAAAAAGAGTGCTAAAACCTAAAAGCACCAACCGTGTCAGGATTTTGGAGAGAACAATCGTATTTTAGATGCTGAGAAGCGTTATAAAATAAATATTAACCAATAGGTTCATAACGTAACATGATATGTAGACCCTAGGTCTCAAATTCTCACTAGTAATATAATCAAAACTAGACTCCTAATTCGAAATGTTATTTCGTCCTCTCGACCTGCATAAACTGTCCCTCAACCATACACATACGTGCTGAAAAAATAACATGGTTTGCTAGGCAGTTTCGTGGACTCATGGGCGAGCTACTTCCGCACCGTTGCGCGGACGGCGCGGATAGTTTTGAAAATCCACCACTTCTATCATGTTCAGGCACCAGCAACTTCCTGGGTCCGACGCTTCATATGCATACTCAGATTTAACCCCGGATCGTGTAACACTTTGAGTCCTCGCGCACCTCATGAGCTGACTTGTCTCGATGTTGTTGGTGTAGCTGGAGAGAAGCTTAAGGATGGTGAAGGGAGGAATTGTGGCAGGCAACGTGCAGGTGCTGGGGTTCAAGGAATGTCTGGCTTCAGAAACCCTCTCTTCTTTCTCGCCCTCGAGGTCGTACTTGTAGATGTCATGTGTCCAATCTGTCGACTTCACATAGTATATGCAATTGGCATCGATGGATGGGAAGTTGTCTGCATCGACAGACATGTACCTGCCTCGACCGAGAAAGAAGGCACGGCTGCCGATGCTCTCAACAGGATCAAGCACAATTCTGCCAGTGTTGATCCTGAAGACCTTCAAGTGATGCTGTGCCTTAAGCACTAAAAATCATTCTCCAACAGATTACAGTATGTCATATCGTTGAAATAAATGATACTCCGTGATTTTAGACCTctcaatggcggaaaaaagggccTGACGAAAATCAAAGTCGCGTTTGGGCAAGCTCACAACATCGAAGATACTTTCAGCCACAGCAACCGGAAACAGCGCTAGCGGCTCAAGCAGCTCACCCCCACCATCTTGGCTGATACAACCTACAACAGCCAGCCGCTACAAGAGATAACCGTAGTCTTCTTCTTCATACACTGTGAAACCTTCGTTGTCTGGGACTCCGGATCAGCAGTGTAGAGATGGCAATATCCATCCGGTTCGCCGCTATCTGAGTCCCAGATCAGGCGGGGGCTGGGCGAAGAACGACACGAGAGGGCGGCATAAGAAACCTCCATGTTGTAGGGTACAACCGCCATGAAACGAGTCATGTGGCTGGCGAAAGGGTTGAGTACGCGTGCAACGTGAGGGTGCTCCCTGTCCGCGAGGACGAACAATGCACCGTTGGTGATAACGGCGACAACATAGTACTTGCGGAGCACAAGCAGGTCCTTGCGGAGGAAGCGGCCACTGGCGGAGTCCACCATGAGGTGTGAGTCGGTCTCAAAGACCTCGTCGATAATGATCCAATTGCGAGGACGGAAACAGGGGTCAGAGGAGTTGGCGGGTCCTCGGTGGCGGAGCCCCAGCTCGGGCAGACGACGTGGAAGTCCATGTACCAGTCAAGGTCATTGGTGGCAAGGAGGCACTTGGTGATGCGGTGGACGAGAGCGACGACCAGTCCGCCATGGCCAGCTTGATAGATGGGAAATTTTTTACAGTGCGAGAATGAAGCTAGATTTCTGTTGTTTCCACCTCTTGGCATGGGAAAGACCATGGGTAGGTGAAGAGGTTAAGTAGATGTCGGAGCGTCAGACTGCCCACAATGAGAGTAACATCGGTAATAACATATATGCCACCTAAGCAAAAAAGATGATGTGGCGGCTAATTAATGAGAAAAGAGACAGATggagtaacatagctagttacttaTACCATGAGTAGCATCACACATACCAATACAAGATAACTCTACACCtaataaataaagtgttgcatgacaccagacatatgttactcccactatagaggtagtaacgcAGAGTAGTAACTTATgcatgttactacccattgtgagTAGTCTGAAGGCGGAGCAGCTGCATTTGATGCGTGTAATTCAACCGGCTTTCAGAATCGATTGAAGGCGTGAATGTCAATGGCGCCGCTTCGTTTTTGCAACTTCAAGAGGTCGTAGGATTGAATTTTCCTTACTTCCTTACACAAAACTGTTATGTTGTGATGCTGCTCGTTCAATCAAAACTTAGAATAGAAGAAAAATAGTTCCCTCACGACCCATCCTCTTCTCCTTTGCTTGTCTAACTATCATGAGAAGAATTCCATTCCAAGAAGTCAAATAACAAGAAAAAGAATTGTTTGTTTTATGTTTCAAAGTTTGTAGTAACGGACCAAGATAGACTCCGCTTGCTGGTTGTGTTTTCTTTGTTTCCATGGTGGTTGCGTGCTTGAAATGGTGTTTCATAATCCTTGCGGTGCTCATCAATCAAGTACTTCAATGGTGTAACTAATTAGAGTTGCCACGTGTGGTGAAATCATAGTTAACATATATGATCAATCATAGTTGCCGTGTGTGATTAATTAGTTGCCACATATGCACAATGTGTAACTAATTGAAGTTGCCACATGTAGTTAAACAATAGTTGTCATGTATGGTCAACCATAGTTGCCGTCTGTGACTAACTAGTTGCCACATATGCACACCTTTAGTTGCCATCTATCACTGTGTGAGGGTCATGTGGGCGAAGAGCAATTTCGTCCACACTTTCGGGCAAGCGTCCTGTGTTCGTTTGGGTATGGagcgcccacacgtgtggcactaaATGATAATGGTCACGCGATGCTGAGTGCTTACGTGCTTCTCGACCCAGATGGCAACTGCTTCAATATTCATGCAAATGAATCAGATGGCATGGACTGCTTTTGCACCATGTTAAATTGTGCAACACGTGTGGGAGTTATCATTTAGGCTAAAATAATATCATGTTAACAGGGTACTACACAATGGGTCTTCTTCTATTttaactttgtactaacttgGTACAAAGTTGTACAGTATATATATAGAGAAAGAGATGTAGCGATTAGCATGCACTCGCAGTTTCCCgccaaaaaaaaaaaaagctTACACTGGACCTCAGAAATTAGAAGAAAAGGAGCGATTACGCACGAAGCAGCTCGTTTCCTGATTCGACGCGTGCGGCAATAGGCCGACGCGTTTAAGCGTTTAGGCAGGCAGACATCGGCGGAGAGAACTTAGTTTTGAGCAGTTTTAGACGTGTTTAAGCGAGGGCAGCACTAGGTATTAGACTATTGATGCCTTTCCCATCAGACTAGTCCTGAGCCGTACAATAAGATCTGATCTGATGTGGCTGCTGGCCCCTTAAAATGAGTTTCCACGTACAAAACAACCTCAATCAGCTTCAGCAAATCACGTGCTTATGTGGGCCACTAATTATGGGAGATAATTTAGTGAGATGCATTCTTGTTCGCTGGATTTAGGAAGCAATCTGCGGCAtgcttctttctttttttgatgAGTTGAAACGGCATGCTTCCTTAGGACGCGAAACTTGTACTCcgtccgtttccaaatataagtctttttagggATTACAACAAGTGattacatatggagcaaaatgagtgaatcaaCGCTCTAAAATATGTcaacatacatccgtatgttgtaatCCATTTgcaatgtctaaaaagacttatatttagaaagaAGGAATGACCAACCTTATATAAATATAAATCAGATGCAACTAGTACATGCTTCCACCTTTGTTTGTAATTATAACTTATTCTTCTGTTAATGCTATAAATAGAAAATTAATAAATAAGCATTTGCTTATGTGATGGATGAAATCTGCTTCGATTTACTTGAAATTCATGCCATGTGTAGCCAACATGATATTTTGTTTGAGAAGCATCGCGATATTGCATCGGCCGACTAGACGACTAGAGAATCGCTTTGAAAATGGTTTCATCAAGAACTAAAATTATTTCACATGTTACAGAAGCATCACGATCTTGCTTCCATCGACTAGGCAAATAAAGAATTGTTTCACACATGCTTCCATCAAAACAGAAAATATTCCATATGTTTCAGAAGCTTCGTGATCTTGTTTTCATCGACAAGACACTTGCTTCCATTGaaaagaaaaatagttccagtcaTAACAACACATGGTTCATGCAAAATATGAAATTGTTTGCAAAGAAAGAAAAAATTCTACTAGGCTCGACAAAGCCCGAGACACCGCCGTAGCTAGCCACTCCGGCTACCACGTCCACTCTGGCTACTACGCCCACCCTTCGCGCCAAAAAATACATTCAACAGAGAATATAATTTGCTTCCATGGCCAATGAGATTGCTTCCAAGACAAATGGGCATAATTACTGAAGCAGGAACATAGATTGCTTCCAATTgctttcgcaaaaaaaaaaacagacTGCTTCCAACTGATGCATTTTTTGTCCTAATGAGCCATAGATGCACACTGCTTCAGCTTCATCTGGACAATCTCTTGCAAGCACTACCAtcaaaataaaattaaaaaaacTAACCATAACGAATCGCGGGAATGAATCAAAAATCAAATTGGCCACCCACAACCTAGCTTGTACGACCTAATCAACAAATCAAGAGAAAGCTGGACAACAACGGGCGCTGGTGAAGGGCACCGTGGTCTCCTGCATCGGCCACGATGCTCAGATGCGGCGGCAACAGATGAGTATAGCTTGAGGGAGAGAAGGATAATTGGCGGCAGGGATTGACGAGGAGATGGGCTCGTCGGGCAACGGAGTGGAGAACGCCATGCTCCATCGACGGGCGAGGAAACAGGAGGGGATTAGGGGAGGGAGGTGCGATTTTTCAGGGTGGGGCTAAAACGTGGCGTTGGAACTGGAAAAATAAGGAGCCTCTCGACCGTGCGATGTGAGGAAATCAACAGAGAAGTTTGGTCTGACGTTTCGAACAAAATCAGACGATTGACCGTAAGTGTTTCCCTTTCAGCAGTTTTAGGAATGTAGACTGAGCGGAATGAGACACAATAATAAGGTGTGTCGTATATGAACTCGATCAGCTTATACCAGGCTAAAAAAAAAACTCGATCAGGTTACGTAATCCGCACGTACTACGTACTAGTAGTACTTTTTGGACTCTGCATGCATGGGACATAGTTGCAGTCGGACACGTATGTACACCTTGTGTCTAAAGCTCCATCTCTTACCCTACCGTGGACTCCATAGGATCGATCAGCCGGTGCCAGTTCAACGGAAAGATGGCGTCCACCAACGCGAACGTTTGCGTGGGCGGCGCCCAAGCGAACTCATCGGCGGCGGACCGGTGGTCCAGCGGCATCCCCGATGATCTCCTAGCGATAAGCTTCGCCACGCCGATCGACCGCGTCCGCTTTGCGGCTGTGTGCACGGCATGGCGTGCCGTTGCGTCGATGCACCTGGCACGCGGCGGTTTTCCATGGCTCATCCTTGACCCAAGCGGCAGCCACGAGACGAATTATGCGTACTGTCCAGAAGAGGGCATGGTCCTGCCGCGGCCCTCTCTCCGCAGCGAGGCAGCCCGCCGGTGCTTTTGCTTTGTGGGCAGCCACGATGGCGGCTGGGTCGCCTCATCCGAGATGATCTTTAACCTCTTCTCCGGTGCTAAGGTGTCGCTCTTGCGGGAGGATATGGTCCACCCGCGCCAGTGCATCCGTGATCAGTTGGTCTTGCGAAAGATCGTTTTCTCGGAGAAGCCCACCTTGCCTGGTTGTATCCTCGCTGCCATCACCAACAAGCACGAGTTTGCATTCTACAAGGTTGGCTGCCCGGAGGCCGGCTGGAAAACGTATGGAGCTCTTGCACAGGACGGTCTCATGGATATCACATTCTGCAACGGCGAGCTATATGGCATCACAAAGTCCAAGCAGCTCAACAAGTACGAGTTTGGCATCAACAACCAGGGCGGAACCGTGCTCAAGAAGACCCACCGGTTCTCCAAGTTAGACGTCTACTATTGGGAGTACTGTAGTAACCAATTCAGGTACATTCTTGAGACACGTGGCAAGCTTGTGATGGTGGCGAGCAACTTCACGGTTCACGAGCTAGTCAACACCGACACCGGGAAGTATGACTGTGTGAGGATGTGCAACTTAGGAAACTACGCGCTATTTCTGGGGCCTGTGCCGACGGGTGAACGCGGCGGCTTGCAGAAAAACCACATCTACGTCTCCTACCATCGCTGCTTGCGGCGGAACGATGACATCCCCAATGATGCCAAGGTATTCTTGAAGACCTTAAATGATGATGGTTACCGTGTGTACTACAAGAGAGATAGATGTGTGAACGGCATCAGATCAACGCGGTACTACGTAATGGGTGGTCTCCATCCCCCTATGTGGCTTCTGCCTCCGTAGATTTAGAAAGTTAGGATTGTGTATTTACCGCCATAGATTACTAAGTTTGTTCAGATATATAAGGTTGGTTCTATGTACTAGTTTGACAATTCATGGGTTATGTGACATGAAATTGGTCACTAGATCGCAAGATCATTTCTGATGGTTTCACTAGAACAAGAAGCCGCATGCTGCCACGCCAGTTCATTTTGGAAAAAAAAGCATGATAGTAATACGTGATAAAATTCGAGTGGTTCAAACTAGACCGTGAAAACATAGGTAGTGTGTTTGTTTACTCATTACTCACAAAACATTACATTATCCATAAGGGATCGAATAAATCTTGAAGACCATCCTCCCCGCAAAaataaatgaaaataaaataaaattgagGACCATCCAGCCGAACAAAAGCTTGACGATCACCACTACTGAAAGCAAGATTGTGAGCTACACCATTAGATTGACGCGAGTGGTGTGCAAAGGTTGACTGGCGAATCTCTATGGATAGGTCTAGGACGATCACAGCCGCTGGTTGCAGATTCGCTTCTTCTTAATGCAATAAACTGATCAGGAGACCTGAACCGAAAGCTGTTGTTTTCTGAGCTCGAAAAGGCAAATGCTGGAACTCGGTGGCTTTTTCTCCTAGTTTCTTTTACCGTGACTGTGCAGATGCCCCAGCCGTCATATTTGCTTTGAGACTGTGATCTTGGATGTACAGATGTTTGCTTTATTTATGAAGCAGGGTGAAAGCCTATTTCGAGGAGCAAGTGGAAGTTCTCAAACAGTAGGCTCGGGATGGGCGGTGCATGTTCAAATTGATTTTGTTTTGTGGGATCAATCGATGAACAACAGCGTGATGTACATACGTCTTTTGATATGAATTTTCTAGGGTGTTCGCTAGCCGGAGAACTTGTGACCTTCCCCTTAGGTTTTAGGTCCCGTAATCTA
The Aegilops tauschii subsp. strangulata cultivar AL8/78 chromosome 3, Aet v6.0, whole genome shotgun sequence genome window above contains:
- the LOC109758100 gene encoding uncharacterized protein, which encodes MASTNANVCVGGAQANSSAADRWSSGIPDDLLAISFATPIDRVRFAAVCTAWRAVASMHLARGGFPWLILDPSGSHETNYAYCPEEGMVLPRPSLRSEAARRCFCFVGSHDGGWVASSEMIFNLFSGAKVSLLREDMVHPRQCIRDQLVLRKIVFSEKPTLPGCILAAITNKHEFAFYKVGCPEAGWKTYGALAQDGLMDITFCNGELYGITKSKQLNKYEFGINNQGGTVLKKTHRFSKLDVYYWEYCSNQFRYILETRGKLVMVASNFTVHELVNTDTGKYDCVRMCNLGNYALFLGPVPTGERGGLQKNHIYVSYHRCLRRNDDIPNDAKVFLKTLNDDGYRVYYKRDRCVNGIRSTRYYVMGGLHPPMWLLPP
- the LOC109758098 gene encoding uncharacterized protein, encoding MADVPSRRRRGTLDDPLHPSPTAKSYPSWLHGSLPSSCPEQRYVTCLMGPGSAPGRPISLICSPCRVRRRDWANLSDGPMGIIAERVLAYDIADFLRFRAVCRPWRRISMDPRAHGGLDRRFHPRRWVLLRERLATPNRRRFLNSSTGECIHVDIPELREHEVLALTPEGLLVLLHNQYHVRLLNPLTSQLMQLPPITMLLPSEDHHRLSDRYNFGTNFAAWGSGIADDDSTVVLCFYRLRMLGVAKPGDDRWTLLKFPDPLRTVPLMFSGRFYCVNLNGVMVLRMSPPRLEVAAKLHIQVSREGYSAHLVDNGGELMLVHRRRWHRWSYDVYRVDLATGDLVAVNSLGRERALFMGMYCSLSVPIEIFPSGSMSGDTIYLSFDAGERDDFEAYHLTDRSITPHDGYNLRESVMLPHTIVDCLALCITVGYEEHTIGYGEDLDDF